In a genomic window of Clostridia bacterium:
- a CDS encoding glycoside hydrolase family 3 N-terminal domain-containing protein, whose translation MLTTLEQKIGQLMLVGWQSPNADDLIENIKKYNFGNVILFTRNIKSASQIQDMCSKIQEAAMQYNGAPCFIALDQEGGSVRRIYDGITNTPGAMAIAAASAKYPEAAAIIGNILGAELKALGINLNLAPVVDINSNPLNPIIAIRSFGDDPYIVKKLATDFAKALQNNGIMSCYKHFLGHGDVDIDSHIDLPRINKSIDEIKRLE comes from the coding sequence ATGTTAACTACGCTTGAACAAAAAATTGGACAGCTTATGCTTGTGGGTTGGCAAAGCCCAAATGCTGATGACTTGATTGAAAATATCAAGAAATATAACTTTGGAAATGTAATTTTATTTACACGGAATATTAAGTCAGCTTCCCAGATACAAGATATGTGCAGCAAGATTCAGGAAGCGGCTATGCAATATAACGGTGCGCCTTGCTTTATTGCGCTGGATCAAGAGGGCGGAAGTGTTCGAAGAATATATGACGGAATCACTAATACCCCAGGTGCAATGGCTATAGCAGCAGCATCTGCAAAGTATCCTGAAGCTGCCGCAATAATAGGCAATATCTTAGGCGCAGAACTAAAGGCGTTGGGCATTAATCTCAACCTTGCGCCTGTAGTCGATATCAACAGCAATCCGCTTAATCCAATAATCGCTATAAGGTCATTTGGAGATGATCCATACATTGTCAAAAAATTGGCTACTGATTTTGCCAAGGCTTTGCAAAACAACGGTATTATGTCGTGCTACAAACACTTCTTAGGTCATGGCGATGTGGATATAGACTCTCATATAGACCTTCCCAGAATCAATAAATCCATAGACGAAATAAAAAGACTTGAG